The Bacillota bacterium genome segment CGCTCAGACATAGCAAAGAGGCTTTCTGTTCGTTCTTTTGCAAGCGTAAGGATTAAGCCGCATAATGAAACCATCGGGGTATTGACCATCGGCTGGAAGTCCACCTTCCCAGTATCACCGGAAACAAGGGAGGCGATTCGCGCCAGCTGTACGATGCTCGGTACGGCTATTGACAACAGCCGTCTGTATTTCGAACTTGAAACAGCGTTCGTAAACAATATCTCCGTGCTTAATAACTTAGTCAACACAATAGACCAGTTCTCAAACGACCATTCAAAAAGAGTCGCGGAACTTGCGAGATCAATCGCTGCAGAAATGGATCTGTCCGAAGACGATATCATTTTAGCCTATGACGCCGGTTTGATACACGATATTGGTAAGATAAAAGTTCCAGCGGAAATACTCAACAAGTCAGAACCACTGACTAAGCAAGAGTTCGAGCTGATAAAAGAACATCCTAAAACAGGTGCGAACCTAATCACACCGATAAGCAGCCTGCAGAGAGTCGTACCCGCCGTCCTTTATCACCACGAAAGGCTGGATGGTTCCGGCTACCCAGAAGGTCTTTCCGGCGACTTGATACCATTGCATGCGCGAATCATTGCAGTTGCGGATGTTTATGATGCAATGATGAATAAACGGGCTTACCGCGATGCTGCAAGCGAAGCTGATGTTATCCAAGAGATCATAAACGAAAGTGGCGTCAAATATGACCCTATAGTTGTCGGAGCTTTGATGGCAGTTCTAAATAATAAGCAGATTAGCAGCAACGAGACGCTTTGCAAACTAGAAACCAAAGAAGATAAAAGTATTAGCGCTTAGCTAGAAATAGTTCTCTTAATAGCCTGTCCTAAACCCATTGTCTCATTGATGGTACGCAATAGGTCTATTTCAGACCTCATGAAATCCCTTTTACCGTCAAATATTAGCAATAGCGTGCCGACTATCTCATCCATATAATCTATCGGCACCACCACATAACGGCAATCTTCCATGCCACACGCTCTTAAAGTTGCGATCCTTTCAATCGTCATCTTGTCCTCATTATGCGTTAATGGCACTCTTCTGCGGATTGCCTCAACTGTTAGATAATCAGCCTTATCTAATGGAACAGCCTGAAGTCGCCTGGTAAAATCGTTAGAGTGCCCAAAAGATGCTATGGTGGTCAAAATGTTCCGCCTGCTGTCAACAATTCTTATATCGCCACTTATCGCCCCCATATTTTCTTTTAAGACCATTAATATGTTATTAGCAAGCGTTTTCAGATATTGGCTCACCTGCATACCAGAATCTACATCTTGGACTTGTACCGAAGGAGAGCCTTCCCGTGCAGTAGGATAATACTCAGTACCATGTGGCCCTTCCGAGACGACATTTAAAGGGCTACCCATCACACTCGTTGTGGTCTTACCTAAAAGTGAAGGTTTCTGCTCTGGCTGAGCAGTACTTTGGAAAGCAGCATTGACCGTCCTTTTGATAACATCTCTGTCCATATTAAACACTTGGGCGATGTTATCGATTTCATCGTCCACAGAATCTTTCTTATCCTCTATATCCAGCGAGAAATCCTGAAGCGAGCTTTTCACACCTCTAAAGGCGTTAGCGTTTTCAACGATCACGACAGCGGCTAAGATAATGCCTATAAGAATGAGAATTACCATCGCTGCAAGGCCCATCATCCGCTGGTTTTCCATGCTTTTTTTAACCAGTGCTTCGTACTTATAACTTTGAGTTTTTGATAGATTGATGAGCTTGATATTTATATCGTTTAGTTCGGTAAGTGTCGGCAGGATGTTGTTCTGGAAAAGTTTAGAAGCGTTTTTCTTGTTGCCCTTCTGTAGTTCACTGACAACCTCAGCTCCACTCTCATGCAGGCGACGGTGCCGCTCTCCCAGCAGCTCCAAAAGAACCTGCCTTTCAGAGTTCTGAAACTTGAAGTCCTCCGATTCTAAATAACTGTAGTACCATCTACCGAAATTGCATTTGTGTGGATCGAGAGGTTTATTAAACTTGGTGCCAAGCAACATATGGTTTGATAAGGCATTAACCCAACCAGTATGCTCGTTTTGGTAAGCCTCAATC includes the following:
- a CDS encoding HD domain-containing protein; this encodes MAFFIRELSKFFNDELGYSIAPESIQKDHIRFKIKRCPFAEGKSPSLCSIMQGIVGGLGFLFFGYSKIIQVSGPEQAPNPCCVDLYFSPSPELEKKVGLEYSKSAISLLKGEDYKFIDSQRQMRRKIILGLFSSLAYSINEKPSPKKLANKYIESLSCIPEIRLAALYLKNNESGNFNLEAQYGFPADILPLISAVTRESIGASNNDEILMAAIEDFNGHRSDIAKRLSVRSFASVRIKPHNETIGVLTIGWKSTFPVSPETREAIRASCTMLGTAIDNSRLYFELETAFVNNISVLNNLVNTIDQFSNDHSKRVAELARSIAAEMDLSEDDIILAYDAGLIHDIGKIKVPAEILNKSEPLTKQEFELIKEHPKTGANLITPISSLQRVVPAVLYHHERLDGSGYPEGLSGDLIPLHARIIAVADVYDAMMNKRAYRDAASEADVIQEIINESGVKYDPIVVGALMAVLNNKQISSNETLCKLETKEDKSISA
- a CDS encoding CZB domain-containing protein, translating into MGTKNKLYLVIAALVGLLFAIVASLNNTNTEMADAGKMAARYSDFKTQIEAYQNEHTGWVNALSNHMLLGTKFNKPLDPHKCNFGRWYYSYLESEDFKFQNSERQVLLELLGERHRRLHESGAEVVSELQKGNKKNASKLFQNNILPTLTELNDINIKLINLSKTQSYKYEALVKKSMENQRMMGLAAMVILILIGIILAAVVIVENANAFRGVKSSLQDFSLDIEDKKDSVDDEIDNIAQVFNMDRDVIKRTVNAAFQSTAQPEQKPSLLGKTTTSVMGSPLNVVSEGPHGTEYYPTAREGSPSVQVQDVDSGMQVSQYLKTLANNILMVLKENMGAISGDIRIVDSRRNILTTIASFGHSNDFTRRLQAVPLDKADYLTVEAIRRRVPLTHNEDKMTIERIATLRACGMEDCRYVVVPIDYMDEIVGTLLLIFDGKRDFMRSEIDLLRTINETMGLGQAIKRTISS